TCCGTTCTCGTAGCTCACACCGGCAAGAGCCTCGGTTTTCGGGGTCGTTAACCCCCGAGAGCGGCTACCCGCGGTCGATGTCAGAACTGTTCTCGACGCTATCGATGCGCGAGGTCGAGGTACCGAACCGGCTCGCCGTCTCGCCGATGTGCCAGTACTCCTGTGAGCCCGACGGGCTGCCGACCGAGTGGCACCGGGTTCACCTCGGCAGCCGCGCCGTCGGCGGCGCGGGGATCGTGATGACCGAGGCGACGGCCGTCGAGCCCCGCGGGCGGATCACGCCCGCCGACCTGGGTATCTGGAGCGACGAGCACGCGGCCGCGCTCGAGCCGATCACCGAGTTCGTCCGCGAGCAGGGCGGGGTCCCCGCGATCCAGCTGGCCCACGCGGGCCACAAGGCCAGCAAGACCCGTCCCTGGGAGGGCAACGTCCCGATCCACCCCGAGGAGAACGACGACGGCTGGGAAGTGCTCTCGCCGTCCCCGTCGGGGTATCCGCCGTTCCCGGGCGACGATCCATCGATCCGGAAGGCGACCCACGACGACATCGCGGACGTCGTCGAGGCCTACCGCGCGGCCGCCGAGCGCTCGCTGGCGGCCGGCTTCGAGATCGCCGAGGTCCACGCGGCCCACGGCTACCTGCTCCACGAGTTCCTCTCGCCGGCGACGAACCACCGCGAGGACGAGTACGGCGGCAGCTTCGAGAACCGCACGCGGTTCGTCCGCGAGGTCGTCACGGCGGTCCGGGAGGTCTGGCCCGACGACAAACCCGTCTTCGTGCGGATCTCGGGTACCGACTGGCTCGCGGACCGCCCGTCCTGGGACATCGAGCAATCCGTTCGACTGGCCAGTGACCTCAAGGAACTCGGCGTCGACCTGGTTGACGTCAGCTCCGGCGGGCTCCACCCCGACCAGAACCCGCCGGGCGGGCCGAACTTCCAGGTGCCCCTGGCCGAGCAGATCCGCGAGGAGACCGGGATCGCCGTCGGCGCGGTCGGCGGGATCACCGAACCCGAGCAGGCCGAGGCCATCGTGCAAAACGGCCGCGCGGACCTCGTCCTCGTCGGCCGGGAGTTCCTGCGCGATCCGTACTTCGGGCTCCGGGCGGCCGACGAACTGGCCGACGAGCCCGAGTCCTGGCCGATCCAGTACCGACGCGCCGTGCAGTAGCTCCGGACGGTCGACCCGACCGGACCGTTCCCGATCCGTGGGAGTCATCGATACCGTTCT
This genomic window from Natronococcus occultus SP4 contains:
- a CDS encoding NADH:flavin oxidoreductase/NADH oxidase — protein: MSELFSTLSMREVEVPNRLAVSPMCQYSCEPDGLPTEWHRVHLGSRAVGGAGIVMTEATAVEPRGRITPADLGIWSDEHAAALEPITEFVREQGGVPAIQLAHAGHKASKTRPWEGNVPIHPEENDDGWEVLSPSPSGYPPFPGDDPSIRKATHDDIADVVEAYRAAAERSLAAGFEIAEVHAAHGYLLHEFLSPATNHREDEYGGSFENRTRFVREVVTAVREVWPDDKPVFVRISGTDWLADRPSWDIEQSVRLASDLKELGVDLVDVSSGGLHPDQNPPGGPNFQVPLAEQIREETGIAVGAVGGITEPEQAEAIVQNGRADLVLVGREFLRDPYFGLRAADELADEPESWPIQYRRAVQ